GAACTGGATGAGACGCCAGGCTTGCTGTGCTAAGAGGGCTAGGATTGATTGAACGTCCGGAGATCTATAAATCCAATTCCACATTTTCCTTTCGGCCTCAATCCCAGTTGACCCGCTGTGTTTTGCATTTACTTTTTTCTGCTCCCCACCAGAAGCGACGGATCATCTGCATAAGTTCCTCACAGAGCCCTGCTAGAACCTCCTTGAAGATGCTCATAATATAAGATCCTTATTAGTTAATTGCCAAAATAGATGGGCGTGGCAAAGCGCGCCATTAGTGTTCTTGTAATATATTATACAATGTGGTATGTggggggggggcattggtcctcTGCCTGTAACTTAGGGTGGTGGGTGGTAGGCCCCTCTAACCCTATCCTAACTAGCATATTTCATGAAAGTCGCACATGCACACAACTAGTTTCAACATAAATAGAAAAAGGTACTTTTTCATGGAGCCCACAAACTAAAGTTTATGAAAAATAATAGTGAAAGCGCAAAAAATACCTAGATACAAACAATGTTGAAATCATAACCAGCACAATGGCATGATCACACAACTCAGTATGGATGACCCTCGAAATGCCGTTGTCTGACATGCAGGTTGTAGTGAAAAACCACTCCTATGATCCGTAAAGAAAAAAAAACGTATAAAAAATAAAGAGAATATTAGGAGCCTGTTCGGACTCTCTCCCCACTCCAACTCTGCTCTGGAGCGGAGCAGCATCCAGTTCAAATTTTCAGAGTCACTGAAGGGCCACTCCGCGCGCTCCGCTCCGCTCTGAAGGAGCGGAGGGTTGCCGAACAGGACCTAGATAGGTGCACTTATCCCATCCCCAGCAACAAACAATTAATCAGGCAAATTATGTCATAAAGGATGCTTGAAAAACAACGCAGATTCAAAGTGGTTATTTTCCCCTAAAAAATGACCTATGACAAGCTCCATTGACACAAGCTAGTCAAACTAATGACTAGTTTCATATGGCAAAATAACTAAGGGCAACGTGATGATtataaactaaaaagaaaaaggGTAACCCAGAGCGCCGACACAACGAACTGTTCCATAAGTTTGAGGCtcgtaagagcatctccaatagctgCCTTTTTTAGGGTCCGAGAAATAGGTGTTTTAAAATAATTGGGCAGCAAAACTGTGGTTTTTTTCGCACCAGTAAGTGTCATCTCCAACAGCTGCCCTATActgaggaggagaggaggggcagGTCGCGCCACCGTCGCTCGGGGAGAGGAGGGGCAGCCGCCGCCGGAAAAGAGGAGGGGCGGGCGCGCCGTCGCTGGGGAGAGGAGGGGCGGGTGCGCCGTCGCTggggagaggaggggcggccgccgccggaggagaggaggggcgggCCGCGCCGTCGCTGCGGGAGAGGAGGGGCGGGCCGTGCCGTCGCTGCTGGAGAGGAGGGCCGGCCGCGGCGGTGGACAAGGTCCATCGCTGCAGAAGAGGTAATTTACAGGTCCATCGCTGCAGAAATCCATGCAAAAATCGCTGCAGAAATTGCAGATGTGATTCGTCTTTGCCCCAGTACATATTTGTTCCATATACTGCTAATTTCCATCGGCTGTGTGTTAGCATGTGCAATTGGCTGTGTGTCATTGAGACCGAAACAGCAGGTCTAATGCATGGAATTAAGCTCTAATGCATTTTGTTTTTTGGTTCAGATTAATTTTACTTATTTGAGTAATTTTTAACTGAACTTTTTAGCATACAAATATTGTCACTAACTGAACTTTTTCCAGGCGTGAGTAACTGAAGTCAGCATGAGTGCTCTGCTCTGAAAATTGAGAACTCTGTTGTGCCTCACAATTTTCAGTGTTGTGGGATGGCAGAAATTGGTAAGGGAATACCTCAAGTTGGTATGAGGTTCAGAAGTGTAGATGAGGCTTGGGCATTTTGGAATGCATATGGGGGTCACGCCGGCTTTGATGTGAGAAGGAGATACGCAAACAAAAGCAGACTTGATGGTCAGGTTGGTTCATGCAGATTTGTTTGTTCCAACGAGGGTCATCGAAGAAAAGGGCTAACTGAGACAGCGCCAAAGCGTTTTAGAGCTGAAACAAGAACCAATTGCCAAGCTCGTATGTGTTTCCAATTGGATCGAGAGGCCGGAAATTATGAAGTAACTGAGGTTGTGCTTGAACACAACCACTTGCTTCAATTGCCACAAACCCGCCACTTGATGATGTCCCAAAGAAAGATTTCAGAACGACAAGCTTTTGAAATTGAAACCGCTGATGATTCCGGCATTATGCCACAAGCTGCACATGAGTTTGCTTCTCGTCAAGTTGGTGGACCGATTAACCTTGGATATACTTGCCGTGACCAAAAAATCATTTGCGAACCAAGCGACAGAGGGAGTTGGCTTTTGGACAAGCTGGAAGTATGTTGAAATATTTTCATGAAAAAATTGCTGACAATCCATCATTCCAATATGCACTACAGTTGGATTGTGAGGAGGATATAACCAACATATTCTGGGCTGATGCTAAAATGATCCTTGACTATGCACATTTTGGTGATGTTGTCACTTTTGACACTACTTTTGGCACAAATAAAGAGTATAGGCCATTTGGTGTTTTTCTTGGGCTCAATCAGTTCAGAGAAACCACTATTTTTGGTGCTGCCTTGCTGTTTGATGAAACGAAGGACTCATTTATATGGCTATTTGAGACTTTTCTAGCTGCACATAATGGACGACAACCTAGAACTATTTATACGGATCAAGATGTAGCAATGGGAAAAGCTATAGAGAAAGTATTCACGGAATCATATCACGGGCTGTGCCCCTTTCACATTATGATGAATGCTGTCAAACATTTATCTCCAGTCAAGGATGATGAGAAAGATGAAGGGGAGGTGGAAGAGGAAGATGAAGGGGAGGAGGAATCTCATATTCTCTCCGATTTTAGTGCTTGTATGTATGGCTATGAGGACAAGGCAGCATTTCAAGAAGCATTTGACAACATGAGACATAAAGTGCATAAGCAAACTTGGTTAGATAGCATCTACAAGGTGAAAGAAAAATGGGCTGAATGTTATATGAGAGATGTCTTCAGTTTGGGAGTGAGAAGTACACAACTAAGTGAGAGTTTCAACAATGCATTGAAGAACCATTTGAAATCTGATTTCCATATTGTCCGATTCTTGAAGCATTTTAAGAGAACGGTTGAAGTAAAAAGGAGAAAGGAATTGGAATCTGAATATGAGGCAAGAAAAAAATTGCCAAGAATCAAGATGTGCACACCCATGTTGGTGCAAGCAAGCAAAGTGTACACTCCAACTATTTTTGAAGCTTTCCAAAGTGAATATGAAAGATCCATGGCTGCTTGCACTAGAGTGTTGGAGGAAAATAACCAGTTTGCTGTTGCTATTGGGAGGTTGCAtggtgatttgacttatgaggaggaggaggagcgcatAGTGATTGGTGATCCGTTGAACCAAACCGCTTCATGTAGTTGTCAAATGTTCAATAGGGCTGGAATATTGTGTGGGCATAGTTTGAAAGTTCTTGATTTGATGAATGTAAAGACATTACCAACACATTATCTCCTAAAGAGATGGACTAGAGAAGCACGCACGGAAGTATACATGACAGGCAAGGAAGGAAAGTGGTAGAAAATCCAAAATTGGAAGCTCAACTTTGGTACAAAGACATGTCTCATAAATTTCATGATATGACATATAAAATAGCCAACTCTCTCGAATGTCGTTTGATGCTAGAAGATGCACTTGCTTGTCTTTGGCCACAACTAGAGGATAAACTCAATGCATCAGCCACCGGTGCTACTGATGCATGTTCCAATGACCAAGAAAATGTTGATCCAAATGTGCAACAAGCCAATGACTTGCTTAGTTCTGCACGACTGAAGAAAAAGGAGGTTTCATCTAGGAGAAAGCCAACTTGGTTTGATAAGTTACGCAAAGGACGAAAGCCAACTAAATCAGCGGCAACAACAAAAAAAGGAGCAAAGGTAAGGTGTAGTATGTATGTAATATGAGTTGTTATTCATTCCTGTACTAACAAAATAAGTTTTCATTTTTATtggcagcaacaacaacaacaaaagaaaaaaaatagtgCGCAGCCTCAAGTGCAAGTGGTGAACAATGGCAATAGTCTGCAACCTGAAGTGCAAGTGCAGGTGAAAGAAAATAGTGAGAAGCGTCAAGAATATGATGCAATTGACAGCTTTACCGAGCTCTTGACAACTTCACGAGTTGACGATCATATGTTTATGATGATATGATCTAGTATCTTCAAAGTTGTTAGGTAGTATTTTGGACAGTGCTAACAACAGTATTTTGGGGGGTTGCGATAGTCTCTTTTGGCCTAAATGTATAAGTGAAATGGCCTGCTTTTGTGTAGATGAAACAGTAGTGCGAATATTCCACACGACTTTATTCTAAACATATGATACTTGTGTTGTGTGATAGACCAAAACAAATTTTAGCTTAAGGTGTGCCCAGGCATTGGCAGTTCGCTGGCCCCGCTACTGCCCAAACTGCATCTACTGTCGATTCCGATTTATCTGTTGAAACTGAATTTAGTTGTCAATTTGGGCGTTAAGTGACAAATGTTGTTTTGCACTGTAGGAAGAGAAGGAGCACCAACACGCCACTAGAGAAAAATTGAAATAGCTGCGTGAACAAATGTTGATTTGCACTGCACAAACAGGTCACTGAACAACCAAATTGACAGGAGCGCTATTCAGTTCGTAGCTAATTGAAGTGACAAAGTCGCACGTACGCGCGCAACCGCTCCCATGTTGAGACAGGAGCACACATGTTTAGACGACGCGCACTACGAATTGTTCCTTGTCTAAGTCTAACTAAATAAACTGGCCCAGAAAGCATATCACACTTGTCCACCTATCGATAAGCCGAGAGAATAGACAAATCACAATCACCTAGTTACGTGGCTTTGCTCTTTGCCGCACATGGCGCTGACCATTTGGTGGAACTGCTGTGCGTCGCAGGGGATCCTCAGGACGCCGGGCTGGCCGTAGCCGAACTGCTCCGCGGCCATCTCCAGCAGCGCCGCCATGCACGGCTCCTTGAGCGCCCCTATGCGCACCAGCACCCGCTCGTCGCCGTCTCCCTCCTCGCCCACCAGCGCCAGCGGGAGGTACCCCTTGGGGATCTTCTTTCCTCTGTCGCCCCCTGCATCGACCGCGAGGTAGTATGCTTCGGCCGTCTCCTTCCTCAGCCAGGCGGCCATTGCTGCTGCTGTTTATGTGCGTTGCGTGGGTAGCTAGCACGGGAACTGAAGGTGTTGATGGTTTGATTGATGGCCGATCGTGTGCTGATTGCTGGAGAGATTCATGCCATATGCTTTATagtgtgggagagagagaggaggatcATCCAAAATGACGAGAGCAGTGAGTGAGTTTGGAAAGGGGTTCAGAGTTCAGACGTTCAGTTCAGATGGGAAACGTAGGGTATGTGACAAGGCGTCGTGATGGTGACTGCGTGCGTGGAGGATGGGGTCTGGTGTCCTGACAATTTGTTTTGGGATTAGTCAAATCATCCACAAATGGTCGCTGTCAAGCAAAAAAAAGGCAGCAGGTTAATTTGCGGGGTCCGTACGGTTGTGTACTGCATACTGATACAGATCTCTACATCTGGACGACGAAGCTGAAACAAATTTAAGTAGGACAAGCTCATTTCAGCTGGCGGGGAGGCTTCGTTCTTTTTAAATCCAGTCTTTGGAAGTTAGGCTATTCCAGATCCAGATTTCTGGACTAAATGGCATAAAAGCTACCATAATTCAGGTTAGGGTAGTAAGAAACTACTCCACAACCTTTAATTTATTCGCTGGTACATACTACTTTTTTTCTAATTCTTTCGCAAAATATTCTGATGACCGGTTAGTTAATTTAAACCCCATTCAGATAGGTTGGGCCCACATGTGGGCTAGGGTGACGGCTTGGACAAAACGGTTGTTACCTAGCACCGGCGAGCTTGTGGTACCGGCGTGGGTTCACGCCAGGCTCTTGCCTCATCACCACCTCCCACGAGGACTCCGCCTGGGGCTACGCTGCAATGCGACGCCGGCTGGAGCTCGCTCGGCAAGAGCATCCCCGATGGCCGGAATCACTAATTAGTTTTTATTATTGTTTGCATTGTTTTTTATCTTTAGTAATGGATAGAAAACACAAATTACAAAAAAATAATTGTAACCACTGGTAGTAGGTTGAGAAACCACCTACAATCCTCGTTGCTGAAAATTTCTACTTGAATATGTTTGTGGTTGTGCCGAACACCCAACTAGTATGAGAAAAAAAAGTTAAAAGAGCACGGAACTTTTGTGAAACACCTCTGGTCTCAACAAGGAAACAGTTGAATTCTGTAATAGATTAGGCCATTAGCCAATGTGGTGGCCCATTTGTTAGCAAAATTTAGCTTTGATAACAGAGCGGATGGGATTCTTGTTAATGATGTCCCGCCTTGTGTGGTGAATTCTATAACGAATGATTGTAACATCTCTTTTGGTTAATTAGTATATGAGAGGTGGGTTAAAAAAAAGGAAACACTTGAAGGGTTTATTAAATTGATTCGATTGTTATGCTTGGAATTCGTGTCATTACAAAGGTTTAACTTGCTGTTGTCGAGAACATTTTGTGTCTCAATGCAAAAAAAGCAACAACCACATGGTGGCCTCTTATGTTAAAAAGCATTATGATTATCAAAATATATAACAAATTGAAAAATTGATATCTTTTATGGCAGCTAATGAAATAGTTGCTACAGTGGAACAAGTTGAAACTTGCAAGCTTGTTGATTATATTAATACTGCAACATATGCTATACTTGATTAATGTTGTAAGAATTTCAGTAGTAATGCTTATATCACTAATCATATTGAGAAAGTATCCGCTCCCTGCGAAGAGGCTAATGTTTTGCAGGTACCAATGAAAGAAGAAACTGTTGAATGCTCATTAGATGAAAAGACAAAGATGAGAGGGAACAACAAAatgaggaagagcggattagctatcATTTCCCACCTTCCTATGAGAGTAACTCTTTAGCTCATACATTGCTTGATTAACCTCCATGCTTACCGGAGGATGAAAACTATGCTGCTGAAATTTATGATCCTTTGAACTTCTTAGATGAAAAATCTCGTTAGATGACTTTGACGCTTATGACCATGATGCCCTTCTGAaagatgcttatggagatgaacttgctattgttcGTTATGATAACAATACAATGTTAATGTTGCACCCACACTTGATAGTCATATCATCTTTTTGAACTCTCTAAACTACACAATACCTGAGAAGTTTGCTCTTAATAAGGATTACCATGCATTGGTATTTACTTTGTGTTCATGGTTTGTTCTCttatgacatgccaatgcataTGAAGATGGCTAGATTTCGTTGTTACATGCTCTATGTCACTTTGGGCTCACTACTTAGATTGAAATATTTGTTAACCAAAATTGCGTTTGATATACCTTGAGATCCTGGTGGAATAATTATTGAGCACCTTAATCCTAGATATATGACTTTGAAGAAAGTGATGCTTGGGAGGCAACCCGTAAGTTCTATAGAGCATTATACTACAGTTTTCTCCCAATAAACTTTTCAAAAACAAAAAAGATAAAGAGAAAagcctaaaactttttcaaaaaagaTAAGCGATTTAGAAAggtatgcattgaagaagtgagtcTCGTCCTTGAATACTTGTGTTCATACTCATAAAGACAATGTAAAAAAAAATCAACTGGGGAAAGtcaaagccatcgtcatcaccaacactccATTCATTGTGGGTATCATCATCACGAGCTCAACCCCATCTGCAACATCATCGTCATCTCCATCTTTTCTCTACCTTTGAACTATTGTGTCAGATATGTTGTGTCCATCATGGCCTCGTCATCTTGTCACATGGAGTGTCAAGTAGAATAACATGCTCTATATGTTTATATGAACACATGTCAGTCTCGTTCTTTTAGACAGAAGGCATGCGCCCGACTTCATAGATAAAGCCACAAAGCAGAGTAGCAACAAACACAACAAACTAGACCAAAGACGGGATGAGCCACAAACACGGACCCATCCAAAGTAAAACGGGGAGAGATACATGGCACCCTAGCCAGCATACGGCACGCAGGCCGGATAAAGTTCAAGCGCCAAGACATACTAGCCAAAGAAAAAGCAAAACCAACTAAGCATCATGCTCTTGTCTGCAAAGAGAAGACGTCGAGGCCCGAACTTTAGAGATCAGCAGACTCAGAGCATCCTGGTCCTCTGCCTTAGTCAATGATTTCCACTGCTGCAAGAGAGCACACGATTTAAATAAGCAGTCAGCAGGTTTAGTAGGGAACACATGCTCAATGGTAAACTTGTTCCTAGTCGTCCAAAGGGACCAGCAAACCGCTCCCAGACCAACCCAAAAGACCCTCTTGGTAGCACCTGTCAGAGAGTTACCGAGGGCCCGGAGCTCAGGGAAGGAAGAGGGGTCCCAAGAGACCCGGAGCCACTCTCTAACACAGCTCTAGATCAACTTAGCCAAGACACAGTGGAATATAATGTGATTCGTATCCTCCAAGGCACCACAAAGGGCGCAAAACTCCGATCCCGGACCATTCCTTTTGCGAATTCGATCGGCCGCTGGCAGACGTCCCCTTATGGCTTGCCAGAGAAAAATCTTAACTTTCAGGGGGATCCGGGCCCTCTACACCTGGGAAAATCTGCTAGTAGGGGATCCACCAATAAGCTTAGAATAGATAGATTTAACCGAGAAACGACCAGAAGCAGAATGAGGCCAAACCACCGAATCCATATTCGCCGAGAGCGTAGGGAAGAGGGCAGTAAGACGTTGCCATTCTTCAAACTCTACAGGGGAAAGAGATCGACGGAAGGCCAAGTCCCAGCTGTTCGCAGCCAACTCCGCAATGGAAATATCCGGATTAGGACAGTATGAAAAAAGGGTGGGGAAAGTCACAGAGAGAGGTGAATCTCCACACCACCAGTCAAGCCAAAACCTAATGGAGGAACCGTCTCCCACAACGAACTTAACATTAGCCTGAAAAAGGGGTTTCACTTTCACCAGGGCCTTCCAAAATTGTGATCCTCCACGTGCTGAGGCAAACATCGGGCTAGAATGGGGAAAATATTTGGCTTTGAGGATGGAGAACCAAAGAGAGTGGGCCCCTACAGTCATAATCTTCCACCACCATTTAATCATGAGACACTGATTCATGACAGCTGTATTAATAATACCCAACCCACCAAGGTTTTTGGGTCGACACACCAGCTTCCATTTGACAAATCTATATTTGCGCCGATTATCTGCAGAATTCCAGTAAAAGGCCCCTCTATGTTTATCAAAGCCAACATGTGTACCGCCATAAAGTAAGTAGAAACCCATGATAAACATGGGTAAGGAGGATAGGCAGgcgtgaaagtgcaactatccctgggtggttttggtaattcctaacaacatatagctcattgagctaatgctatttcaagataaacatttcaggaaagctcaatgattggcatggcatggatgagaaaagtggacccctcaaaatgctaaggacaaaggattggctcaagctcaaagctcaggactctacatttttcattttaagtgatccaagatcacattgagtacataggaaaagccaataccaccaagagggggtgaggtgttgcttaatgagtttcttgctcaaagtgcttagtgatatgctccaaaaaccctcaactactttctcacatccacatatgtcccaaaccaaaagtcaaactcggccccaccgaaactgtctatccggcgccaccgagttcaattgacatagccactgccagaaaccctagtcttttcggtctcatcgatagggatctcggtctcaccgagatgggattgtaatctctctgtttccctcgtaacgtttcggtcaaaccgagatgagcgatcggtcccaccgagattgcagtgcaaactctctatttccctttcgtaacgtttcggtctaaccgagatgagcgaatcggtcccaccgagtttgcctgaccaactctctgtttgtctattaccaaaatcggtctcaccgagtttgtgtaatcggtctcaccgagattacgttatgccctaaccctaacaaaatcggtctcaccgagttgacatgtcggtcccaccgaaaatcctaacagtcacattatgaactaaatcggtctgaccgagtttaacgattcggtcccaccgagtttggtaaattgtgtgtaacggttagattttgtgtggaggctatatatacccctccacccactctttattcatggagagagccatcagaacatgcctacacttccaacatacattttctgagagagaaccacctacacttatgttgaggtcaagatattccattccaaccacataaatcttgatctctagccttcctcaagttgctttccactcaaatcatctttccaccaaatccaatcctatgagagagagttgagtgttggggagactatcatttgaagcacaagagcaaggagttcatcatcaacacaccatttgttacttcttggagagtggtgtctcctagattggctaggtgtcacttgggagcctccgtcaagattgtggagttgaaccaaggagtttgtaagggcaaggagatcgcctacttggtgaagatctacccgagtggggcaagtccttcgtgggcgacggccatggtgggatagacaaggttgcttcttcgtggacccttcgtgggtggagccctccgtggactcgcgcaaccgttacccttcgtgggttgaagtctccatcaacgcgGATGTAccatagcaccacctatcggaaccacggataaaaaatctccgtgtcaacattgtgtttgctcccacAATctactccctttaccttcatatgcaattgttttactttccgctgctatactcttagaattgcatgtgtaggttgattgcttgacttgtgctaagttgctaaaatctgccaagaactaaacttgggaaaaggctagatttttaattggtcaagtagtctaatcacccccctctagacatactttcgatcctacaagtggtatcagagctttggtctccatttgctttgattttcatagcttttggtggtcatagccttggtttcacaacctaggagagtatggcgtctagcgaggaaaattaccaccgtagaggtccttactttgatggtacaaattttgctagttg
The sequence above is a segment of the Aegilops tauschii subsp. strangulata cultivar AL8/78 chromosome 6, Aet v6.0, whole genome shotgun sequence genome. Coding sequences within it:
- the LOC120966114 gene encoding auxin-induced protein X10A-like → MAAWLRKETAEAYYLAVDAGGDRGKKIPKGYLPLALVGEEGDGDERVLVRIGALKEPCMAALLEMAAEQFGYGQPGVLRIPCDAQQFHQMVSAMCGKEQSHVTR